A window of Amycolatopsis australiensis contains these coding sequences:
- a CDS encoding non-ribosomal peptide synthetase yields the protein MSPDSWNAVLARHARRQPAKTAFTHLPDDPAAPPLSLGYGELDRRARDVAALLAERGHAGEPVLLLYPSGLDYVVAFFGCLYAGCVAVPAYPPNRRAASAERIAGIVADSGARAALTDGRLLERLGPIGIELIRTDEPGEGQWCDDTVDASSVAFLQYTSGSTGEPKGVVLTHGNLLANAALTAESFGTSGDTTVVSWLPMYHDMGLIGSLLGTVHCGGSCVTLSPASFVREPIRWLRAISDYRATASGGPNFGYDLCTDRITAEQRETLDLSGWRVAFNGAEPLREDTIRAFAESFADTGFDARAMTPCYGLAEATLMVSAKPAGTGVVVDTRGAAAVVGSGRPVAAGHRLEIVDPATATPCPDGTVGEIWFTGPSVAAGYWNRPEQTESTFRARLTGDGTPFLRTGDLGYLDGGELYVTGRAKDLLIIRGRNHYPQDIERTVEASHPALVRGGGAAFGVTADGAERLVVVHEVGREHRHDDLSAVTAAARAAVAAAHEVQPHAVVLIRSGTLPRTSSGKVRRQACRAAFLDGELAVLAAGTAQAGAEAATSAAARLCAGIASLLGRAPGELTTGAPLLELGLDSVDSVRLAHWLHTARGVQIDAEDLLDTTIEEIAAAPAGPRPAEAAAAEPAGDHPLSAGQQSLWFVGQLDPGNPAHIVGAAVRVRGNLDVTALERALSALSESQASLRTTFPVVAGEPVRRVHAKLDPGFEHHQVSEVDELSRIAYRPFDVADGPLLRVGVVSRGPDEHWLVLAAHHLVADLWSTEILLRELETLYRDLRPLPVRGRQPASPSEAETEALARFWRDQLSGAPARLDLPGARPRRADRPRGDRHELTVGAEVLARLENLAREHQVTLYDVLLAAYQLTLSRDAGVSDVVVGSPVHGRDEPGAADVIGYFVNMLPLRGRFRPEQPLADILRQTHRTTTEARRHAGLPFATLVERLRPERDPGTTPFFQAVFTYQPGPLGALALGRGEGRLPFADLELSPVPLRHDAAQFDLLLTVGRVGAGLGGILEFDADRYDTSTAERLAARFRATLAAFATGTSTVDEPAVVLPRELTYGAEPGASKAAHELFAEHATAAPHDIAVSWDGGELTYAELETRANRLAHRLRAAGAGPERLVAIFLPRCAEWLVSVLAVFKAGAAYLPLDPAHPAERVSYVLADSGAELLITRAAAPEFDGAVIDLDTEDLEQLPERFDAGPVDPRRLAYVIYTSGSTGRPKGVLVEHGSLANLIAGMPVFGFGDHERWTLFHSTAFDFSVWETWGALARGGTVVVVGPDAARDPEAFWKLVRRHRVTVLSQTPAVFALLTGAAPARLSEVDLRHVVFGGEKLEAAQLTDWWAHGNGKVRLSNTYGITEVTVLLSDGPVAEDAAGPPPLGLPMAGTELHLLDEHGEPAGIGVTGELYVGGMGVARGYLNRPALTAERFVPHPSRPGARLYRSGDLARRNADGSLDYLGRTDHQIKIRGHRIEAGEVEAALEEIPGVRQAVVVTGDDAAGQRRLVAYLAGTLSEVDVPALRARLGVRLPGYMIPARFVPLAEFPLTANGKIDRAALPDPGRDAGEYAEPSTESERRLAELIGGMLKAPRVGAHDDLLALGGHSLMVARLALRIRDVFAVEIPLRELFTEEITVARIARLVDDAVAAGATAAPARRIGRADRARYAAGSTSGDRLSLPDGLRRTRAESNGRA from the coding sequence ATGAGCCCGGACAGCTGGAACGCGGTCCTCGCGCGGCACGCCCGGCGGCAGCCGGCGAAGACCGCGTTCACGCACCTGCCGGACGACCCGGCCGCCCCGCCCCTTTCGCTGGGCTACGGCGAACTCGACCGCCGCGCCCGCGACGTGGCCGCGCTGCTGGCCGAGCGCGGTCACGCCGGCGAACCGGTGCTGCTGCTGTACCCGTCCGGGCTCGACTACGTCGTCGCCTTCTTCGGCTGCCTGTACGCCGGCTGCGTCGCCGTGCCGGCCTACCCGCCCAACCGGCGGGCGGCGTCGGCCGAGCGGATCGCGGGCATCGTCGCCGACAGCGGCGCGCGGGCGGCGCTGACCGACGGCAGGCTGCTCGAACGGCTCGGCCCGATCGGCATCGAGCTGATCCGCACCGACGAGCCCGGCGAAGGCCAGTGGTGCGACGACACCGTCGACGCGAGTTCCGTGGCTTTCCTGCAGTACACCTCGGGAAGCACGGGCGAGCCGAAGGGTGTCGTGCTGACGCACGGCAACCTGCTCGCGAACGCGGCGCTGACCGCGGAGTCCTTCGGCACGTCGGGGGACACGACGGTGGTCTCCTGGCTGCCGATGTACCACGACATGGGCCTCATCGGTTCACTGCTCGGCACCGTCCACTGCGGAGGGTCGTGCGTGACGCTGTCGCCGGCGTCGTTCGTGCGCGAGCCGATCCGCTGGCTGCGCGCGATCAGCGACTACCGGGCGACCGCGTCGGGCGGGCCGAACTTCGGCTACGACCTGTGCACCGACCGGATCACCGCCGAGCAGCGGGAGACGCTCGACCTGAGCGGCTGGCGGGTCGCGTTCAACGGCGCGGAACCGTTGCGCGAGGACACGATCCGGGCCTTCGCGGAGTCCTTCGCGGACACCGGGTTCGACGCACGCGCCATGACACCGTGCTACGGCCTGGCCGAAGCCACGCTGATGGTCTCGGCGAAACCGGCGGGCACCGGCGTGGTGGTCGACACCCGCGGTGCGGCCGCAGTGGTCGGGTCCGGGCGTCCGGTGGCGGCGGGTCACCGGCTCGAGATCGTCGATCCGGCGACGGCCACGCCGTGTCCGGACGGGACGGTCGGCGAGATCTGGTTCACCGGCCCGAGCGTGGCCGCCGGCTACTGGAACCGGCCCGAGCAGACCGAATCGACCTTCCGCGCGCGGCTGACCGGCGACGGCACACCGTTCCTGCGCACCGGTGACCTCGGCTACCTCGACGGCGGCGAGCTGTACGTCACCGGCCGGGCCAAGGACCTGCTGATCATCCGCGGCCGCAACCACTACCCGCAGGACATCGAACGCACCGTCGAGGCGAGTCACCCCGCGCTGGTCCGTGGCGGCGGCGCGGCCTTCGGCGTCACCGCCGACGGCGCCGAGCGGCTCGTCGTGGTGCACGAGGTGGGCCGCGAACACCGCCACGACGACCTTTCGGCGGTCACGGCGGCGGCGCGAGCCGCGGTCGCGGCCGCACACGAAGTGCAGCCGCACGCCGTGGTGCTCATCCGGTCCGGCACGCTCCCGCGGACGTCCAGCGGGAAGGTCCGGCGGCAGGCCTGCCGGGCCGCCTTCCTCGACGGCGAACTGGCGGTGCTGGCCGCCGGGACCGCGCAAGCCGGCGCGGAGGCGGCCACTTCGGCCGCCGCGCGGCTGTGCGCGGGCATCGCCTCGCTGCTCGGCCGGGCACCGGGCGAGCTCACGACCGGCGCTCCGCTGCTGGAACTCGGCCTGGACTCGGTGGACAGCGTCCGGCTGGCCCACTGGCTGCACACGGCGCGTGGCGTGCAGATCGACGCCGAGGACCTCCTGGACACCACCATCGAGGAGATCGCCGCGGCACCCGCCGGGCCACGGCCCGCCGAGGCGGCGGCCGCCGAGCCGGCGGGCGACCATCCGCTGTCCGCCGGCCAGCAGTCGCTGTGGTTCGTCGGGCAACTCGATCCGGGCAACCCGGCGCACATCGTCGGCGCGGCCGTCCGGGTCCGCGGGAACCTCGACGTCACCGCGCTGGAGCGGGCGCTGAGCGCGCTCAGCGAGAGCCAGGCGTCGCTGCGCACCACGTTCCCGGTCGTGGCGGGCGAGCCGGTGCGGCGAGTACACGCGAAACTGGACCCGGGATTCGAGCACCACCAGGTGTCCGAAGTGGACGAGCTGAGCCGGATCGCCTACCGGCCCTTCGACGTCGCCGACGGGCCGCTGTTGCGGGTCGGCGTCGTCAGCCGCGGTCCGGACGAGCACTGGCTCGTCCTCGCCGCGCACCATCTCGTCGCCGACCTCTGGTCGACGGAAATCCTGCTGCGCGAGCTGGAAACGCTCTACCGCGACCTGCGGCCACTCCCCGTCCGCGGCAGGCAACCGGCCTCGCCGTCCGAGGCGGAAACCGAGGCGCTGGCCCGATTCTGGCGCGACCAGCTGTCCGGCGCGCCGGCGCGGCTCGACCTGCCGGGCGCGCGGCCACGGCGGGCCGATCGTCCGCGCGGGGACCGGCACGAGCTGACCGTCGGCGCCGAAGTGCTCGCGCGGCTCGAGAACCTCGCGCGGGAGCACCAGGTGACGTTGTACGACGTGCTGCTCGCCGCGTACCAGCTCACGCTGAGCCGCGACGCCGGAGTGTCCGACGTCGTCGTCGGGTCACCGGTGCACGGCCGCGACGAGCCGGGCGCGGCGGACGTCATCGGCTACTTCGTGAACATGCTGCCGCTGCGCGGCCGCTTCCGCCCGGAGCAGCCGCTCGCCGACATCCTGCGGCAGACGCACCGGACCACGACCGAGGCCCGGCGCCACGCCGGGCTGCCGTTCGCGACGCTCGTCGAGCGCCTCCGGCCCGAGCGCGACCCCGGCACGACGCCGTTCTTCCAGGCTGTGTTCACCTATCAGCCCGGCCCGCTCGGCGCGCTGGCGCTCGGCCGTGGCGAGGGCCGCCTGCCGTTCGCCGACCTGGAACTGTCCCCGGTCCCGCTGCGCCACGACGCGGCGCAGTTCGATCTGCTGCTCACCGTCGGCCGCGTGGGCGCCGGACTCGGCGGCATCCTCGAATTCGACGCCGATCGCTACGACACGTCCACCGCGGAACGGCTCGCCGCGCGGTTCCGGGCGACCCTGGCGGCGTTCGCGACCGGGACGTCCACGGTGGACGAGCCGGCCGTGGTCCTGCCGCGCGAGTTGACCTACGGCGCCGAGCCCGGTGCGTCGAAAGCCGCGCACGAGCTGTTCGCCGAGCACGCGACCGCGGCTCCGCACGACATCGCGGTGTCGTGGGACGGCGGCGAGCTGACCTACGCCGAACTCGAAACGCGCGCCAACCGTCTTGCCCACCGGCTGCGCGCCGCGGGCGCCGGTCCCGAGCGGCTGGTCGCGATCTTCCTGCCGCGTTGCGCGGAATGGCTCGTGTCCGTGCTCGCGGTGTTCAAGGCGGGCGCGGCCTACCTGCCGCTCGACCCGGCCCACCCGGCCGAGCGGGTGTCCTACGTCCTCGCCGACAGCGGCGCCGAGCTGCTGATCACCCGCGCCGCCGCGCCGGAGTTCGACGGTGCGGTGATCGACCTCGACACGGAGGACCTGGAGCAGCTGCCCGAGCGGTTCGACGCCGGTCCCGTCGACCCGCGCCGGCTCGCCTACGTGATCTACACGTCCGGCTCGACCGGACGGCCGAAGGGCGTGCTCGTCGAGCACGGCTCGCTGGCCAACCTGATCGCCGGGATGCCGGTGTTCGGGTTCGGTGACCACGAGCGGTGGACGCTGTTCCACTCGACCGCGTTCGACTTCTCCGTCTGGGAGACCTGGGGCGCGCTGGCCCGCGGCGGCACGGTCGTCGTGGTCGGGCCGGACGCGGCCCGTGACCCGGAGGCGTTCTGGAAGCTGGTCCGGCGGCACCGCGTGACCGTCCTCAGCCAGACTCCCGCGGTGTTCGCGCTGCTCACCGGGGCCGCGCCTGCTCGGCTGTCCGAAGTGGACCTGCGGCACGTCGTGTTCGGCGGCGAGAAGCTCGAGGCCGCGCAGCTGACGGACTGGTGGGCGCACGGCAACGGCAAGGTGCGGCTGTCCAACACCTACGGCATCACCGAGGTGACCGTGCTGCTGAGCGACGGGCCGGTCGCCGAAGACGCCGCCGGCCCGCCGCCGCTCGGGCTGCCGATGGCGGGCACCGAGCTGCACCTGCTCGACGAGCACGGCGAGCCGGCCGGGATCGGCGTCACCGGGGAACTGTACGTCGGCGGCATGGGCGTGGCGCGCGGCTACCTCAACCGGCCCGCGCTGACGGCGGAACGGTTCGTGCCGCACCCGTCCAGACCCGGCGCGCGGCTCTACCGCTCGGGCGACCTGGCCCGGCGCAACGCCGACGGCTCGCTCGACTACCTCGGCCGCACCGATCACCAGATCAAGATCCGCGGCCACCGCATCGAGGCGGGCGAGGTCGAGGCGGCGCTGGAGGAGATCCCCGGCGTGCGCCAGGCGGTCGTGGTCACCGGCGACGACGCTGCGGGGCAGCGCCGGCTGGTCGCCTACCTCGCCGGCACACTGTCCGAAGTGGACGTCCCGGCCCTGCGTGCCCGGCTGGGCGTGCGCCTGCCCGGCTACATGATCCCGGCCCGGTTCGTGCCGCTCGCCGAGTTCCCGCTGACCGCCAACGGCAAGATCGACCGGGCCGCGCTGCCGGACCCGGGCCGGGACGCGGGGGAGTACGCCGAGCCGTCGACCGAGAGCGAACGCCGCCTGGCCGAGCTGATCGGCGGCATGCTCAAGGCACCCCGCGTCGGCGCGCACGACGACCTGCTCGCGCTCGGCGGGCATTCGCTGATGGTGGCGCGGCTGGCCCTGCGCATCCGGGACGTGTTCGCGGTGGAAATCCCGTTGCGGGAACTGTTCACCGAGGAGATCACGGTCGCCAGGATCGCCCGGCTGGTCGACGACGCGGTGGCCGCCGGCGCGACCGCGGCACCGGCCCGGCGGATCGGCCGCGCCGACCGGGCCCGCTACGCCGCCGGCAGCACTTCCGGTGACCGGCTGAGCCTGCCGGACGGCCTGCGCCGCACCCGCGCCGAATCGAATGGGAGAGCATGA
- a CDS encoding non-ribosomal peptide synthetase: MPAQPSAIFPVSPAQEALWVLEQLVPGTAAYHIPVALRLLGTLDRAALGRALSAVAARHEILRTSFAEVENQAVQLVADAVEITVAEVDLSATPEDLDARLEAEAARPFDLAAAPLLRATSFRLAGDEQVLLITVHHLAADMWSLGLLIAELSAAYAAETGGEPVAADELPLQYGDFAVWQHEQLTDAAVETLAAHWRERLAGAPGLLEIPADRPRPAVLSFRGDILPVTLPAATSAKVAELAQRRGASPFMVLLAAFQAVLARHTGGEDIVVGTPVSTREADTEDLIGCFVNTVPLRTSLAGDPSFGELVDRVREVTLDGVQHRDLPFPKLVEQLRVPRDLSYNPVVQAMFVLQNAPLPTPELAGLSVTPVHVSRGASQLDLDLQLWHDGERFEGFVEYSTDLFEAATIGRLWDHLTVLLSAALDDPDTRLSRLPLLTAAEEERAVVAWNDTAAPGPDGCLHELVERQAGRTPDADAVLWSGGRLSYRELDARADAVAARLRELGVGRDVLVGVCATRSPAMVAALLGVLKAGGAYLPLDPGYPADRLEYMITDARPLVVLTDDTSVTLPEGTPVLPLSEITGSAAAVASVTRPGDPAYVIYTSGSTGRPKGVAVHHAGVVNTLAHLTAAHGIGPGDRMANVSPISFDLSVFELFGALTSGAAVVLPDAGRATDPAHWRELLTAFGLTVWGSAPALLDALVGELEREAATHPLRLAVVAGDVLPLGVPGRAAGVFPGLTMLNYGGPTETTIYSIGAPVDVVDPQWTSIPYGRPLPNTRALILDDRLRLVPVGVPGQLYHGGTGIARGYLGRPALTAERFLPDPYAGDGSRLYASGDLARYREDGQVELLGRIDHQVKIRGFRIELGEVGVVLDRHPAIAESVVVAAPDPAGPEKRLVAYYVPAGAGEPPVAELRAHLERTLPDYMVPAVFVPLAALPLSPNGKVDRKALPDAGTERPSLGVEFVAPRDPVEEFICGVWHDVLAVDTIGVHDHFFELGGQSLHATQVVSLLRENLRVDVPLRTVFDAPTVARQADAVRELGAGIDVAAVAETALRVAEMTDEEVLALLAAGERA, translated from the coding sequence ATGCCAGCACAGCCGTCCGCCATCTTCCCGGTGAGCCCCGCGCAGGAAGCGCTGTGGGTCCTGGAACAGCTCGTCCCGGGCACGGCGGCCTACCACATCCCCGTCGCGCTGCGGCTGCTCGGCACGCTCGACCGCGCCGCGCTGGGCCGGGCGCTGTCCGCGGTGGCCGCGCGGCACGAAATCCTGCGCACGTCGTTCGCGGAGGTCGAAAACCAGGCCGTCCAGCTCGTCGCGGACGCCGTGGAGATCACCGTGGCGGAGGTCGACCTGAGCGCGACGCCGGAAGACCTGGACGCGCGGCTCGAGGCCGAGGCCGCGCGGCCGTTCGACCTCGCCGCGGCGCCGCTGCTGCGGGCGACGTCCTTCCGGCTGGCCGGCGACGAGCAGGTCCTGCTGATCACCGTGCACCACCTGGCCGCCGACATGTGGTCGCTGGGCCTGCTGATCGCCGAGCTGTCCGCGGCCTACGCGGCCGAGACCGGCGGAGAACCCGTGGCGGCGGACGAACTCCCCCTGCAGTACGGCGACTTCGCGGTGTGGCAGCACGAGCAGCTCACCGACGCCGCGGTCGAGACCCTGGCCGCCCATTGGCGGGAGCGGCTCGCGGGCGCGCCGGGACTGCTGGAGATCCCGGCCGACCGGCCGCGCCCGGCCGTGCTGAGCTTCCGCGGCGACATCCTGCCGGTCACGCTGCCGGCCGCGACGTCGGCGAAGGTCGCGGAGCTGGCCCAGCGGCGCGGCGCGAGCCCGTTCATGGTGCTGCTCGCGGCGTTCCAGGCGGTCCTGGCCCGGCACACCGGCGGTGAGGACATCGTCGTCGGCACCCCGGTTTCGACGCGGGAGGCCGACACCGAGGACCTGATCGGCTGCTTCGTCAACACCGTGCCGCTGCGGACGTCGCTGGCGGGCGACCCGAGCTTCGGCGAGCTGGTCGATCGGGTCCGCGAGGTCACCCTCGACGGCGTGCAGCACCGCGACCTGCCGTTCCCGAAGCTCGTCGAGCAGCTGCGCGTGCCGCGCGACCTGAGCTACAACCCGGTGGTGCAGGCGATGTTCGTGCTGCAAAACGCGCCGCTGCCGACGCCGGAACTCGCGGGCTTGAGCGTGACGCCGGTGCACGTGTCGCGCGGTGCCTCGCAGCTGGACCTGGATCTGCAGCTGTGGCACGACGGCGAACGGTTCGAAGGGTTCGTCGAGTACAGCACCGACCTGTTCGAGGCCGCCACGATCGGACGGCTGTGGGACCACCTGACCGTCCTGCTGTCCGCGGCGCTGGACGACCCGGACACCCGCCTGTCCCGGCTGCCGCTGCTGACCGCCGCCGAGGAAGAACGCGCGGTCGTGGCGTGGAACGACACCGCGGCGCCCGGCCCGGACGGCTGCCTGCACGAACTGGTCGAGCGGCAGGCCGGACGCACTCCGGACGCGGACGCCGTGCTCTGGTCCGGCGGCAGGCTCAGCTACCGCGAGCTCGACGCCCGGGCCGACGCCGTGGCCGCCCGGCTGCGCGAACTCGGCGTCGGCCGCGACGTCCTGGTCGGCGTGTGCGCCACCCGGTCCCCGGCGATGGTCGCGGCGCTGCTCGGCGTGCTCAAGGCGGGCGGCGCCTACCTGCCGCTCGACCCTGGCTACCCCGCCGACCGCCTGGAGTACATGATCACCGACGCGCGCCCGCTCGTCGTGCTCACCGACGACACGTCCGTCACGCTGCCCGAGGGCACGCCCGTCCTGCCGCTGAGCGAGATCACGGGTTCCGCGGCCGCCGTCGCCTCCGTGACCCGGCCCGGGGATCCGGCCTACGTCATCTACACGTCCGGGTCGACCGGGCGGCCCAAGGGGGTCGCGGTGCACCACGCGGGCGTGGTGAACACGCTGGCGCACCTGACCGCGGCCCACGGGATCGGTCCGGGCGACCGGATGGCGAACGTCTCGCCGATCAGCTTCGACCTCTCGGTCTTCGAGCTGTTCGGCGCGCTGACCTCCGGCGCGGCCGTCGTCCTGCCCGACGCCGGGCGCGCCACCGACCCGGCGCACTGGCGGGAGCTGCTGACCGCCTTCGGGCTCACCGTCTGGGGCTCGGCGCCGGCGTTGCTCGACGCGCTGGTCGGCGAGCTGGAACGCGAGGCGGCGACCCACCCGCTGCGGCTCGCGGTGGTCGCCGGCGACGTGCTGCCGCTGGGCGTGCCCGGCCGGGCCGCGGGCGTGTTCCCCGGGCTGACGATGCTCAACTACGGCGGCCCGACGGAGACCACGATCTACTCGATCGGCGCGCCCGTGGACGTCGTCGATCCACAGTGGACGTCCATTCCGTACGGCAGGCCGCTGCCGAACACGCGGGCGCTGATCCTCGACGACCGGCTGCGGCTGGTTCCGGTCGGCGTGCCCGGGCAGCTCTACCACGGCGGCACCGGGATCGCCCGCGGGTATCTCGGCCGGCCGGCCCTGACCGCCGAGCGGTTCCTCCCCGACCCGTACGCCGGGGACGGTTCGCGGCTCTACGCCTCCGGTGACCTCGCGCGGTATCGCGAGGACGGCCAGGTCGAGCTGCTCGGCCGCATCGACCACCAGGTCAAGATCCGCGGATTCCGGATCGAGCTCGGCGAGGTCGGGGTCGTCCTGGACCGCCACCCGGCGATCGCGGAATCGGTCGTGGTGGCCGCGCCGGATCCGGCCGGGCCGGAGAAGCGGCTGGTCGCCTACTACGTCCCGGCCGGCGCCGGAGAGCCGCCGGTCGCGGAACTGCGCGCACACCTCGAGCGGACCCTGCCGGACTACATGGTGCCCGCGGTGTTCGTGCCGCTGGCGGCGTTGCCGTTGTCGCCCAACGGGAAAGTCGACCGGAAGGCGCTGCCCGACGCCGGAACCGAGCGGCCGTCGCTCGGCGTCGAGTTCGTCGCGCCGCGCGACCCGGTCGAGGAGTTCATCTGCGGGGTCTGGCACGACGTGCTGGCCGTCGACACGATCGGCGTGCACGACCACTTCTTCGAGCTGGGCGGCCAGTCGCTGCACGCCACCCAGGTCGTCTCGCTGCTGCGCGAGAACCTCCGGGTCGACGTGCCGCTGCGCACGGTGTTCGACGCGCCGACCGTGGCGCGTCAGGCCGACGCGGTGCGCGAGCTCGGTGCCGGGATCGACGTGGCCGCCGTCGCCGAGACCGCGCTGCGGGTCGCGGAGATGACCGACGAGGAAGTGCTGGCGCTGCTGGCCGCGGGGGAGCGGGCATGA
- a CDS encoding 2-oxoacid:acceptor oxidoreductase subunit alpha encodes MVVVSRMVIRFAGDSGDGMQLTGDRFTSEAAAFGNDLSTMPNFPAEIRAPQGTIPGVSSFQVHFADYDILTPGDRPDVLVAMNPAALKANLGDVPQGGTIILNTDEFVKRNLTKVGYATDPLEDDTLSAYQVHRVAMSTLTQGALAETGLGKKDAERCKNMFALGLLSWMYHRPTEGTERFLREKFAKKPEIAEANILAFRAGWNYGETTESFATTFEVAPAKLAPGTYRQITGNTALAYGIVAAGQRSGLQILLGTYPITPASDILHELSRHKNFGIITFQAEDEIAGIGAALGASYGGALGVTSTSGPGVALKSETIGLGVMVELPLVVIDVQRGGPSTGLPTKTEQADLLQAMFGRNGESPVPIVAPLSPADCFDAAIEATRIALTYRTPVLLLSDGAIANGSEPWLIPDVDTLPDLRVQFASEPNADNDSGEFWPYVRDPETLARAWAVPGTPGLQHRIGGLEKADKTGHISYDPANHDTMVRLRQAKIDGIDVPDLLVDDPSGGKARVLALGWGSSFGPIGAACRRVRKLGMPIAQAHLRHLNPLPGNLGDILRSYDKVVVPEMNLGQLALLLRAKYLVDVHSHTKVAGMAFKAEELQNVFSEIITSVTEAAK; translated from the coding sequence ATGGTAGTCGTCAGCCGCATGGTCATCCGGTTCGCGGGTGATTCGGGTGACGGCATGCAGCTGACCGGTGACCGGTTCACCTCGGAGGCCGCCGCGTTCGGTAACGACCTGTCGACGATGCCGAATTTCCCGGCGGAGATCCGCGCGCCGCAGGGCACCATTCCCGGCGTCTCGAGCTTCCAGGTGCACTTCGCCGATTACGACATCCTCACCCCGGGCGACCGCCCCGATGTGCTGGTGGCGATGAACCCGGCCGCGTTGAAGGCGAACCTGGGCGATGTCCCGCAGGGTGGGACGATCATTCTCAACACCGATGAGTTCGTCAAGCGGAACCTGACCAAGGTCGGCTACGCGACCGACCCGTTGGAGGACGACACGCTCTCGGCGTATCAGGTGCATCGGGTGGCGATGTCGACGTTGACGCAGGGTGCGTTGGCCGAGACCGGTTTGGGCAAGAAGGACGCCGAGCGGTGCAAGAACATGTTCGCGCTCGGGTTGTTGTCGTGGATGTATCACCGGCCGACCGAGGGCACCGAGCGGTTTTTGCGGGAGAAGTTCGCGAAGAAGCCGGAGATCGCCGAGGCGAACATCCTGGCTTTCCGGGCGGGCTGGAATTACGGGGAGACGACGGAGTCGTTCGCGACGACGTTCGAGGTCGCGCCGGCGAAGCTGGCGCCGGGGACGTATCGGCAGATCACCGGCAACACCGCGCTCGCGTACGGGATCGTCGCGGCGGGGCAGCGCTCGGGCCTGCAGATCCTGCTCGGCACGTATCCGATCACTCCGGCCTCGGACATCCTGCACGAGCTGTCCAGGCACAAGAACTTCGGGATCATCACCTTCCAGGCCGAGGACGAGATCGCCGGTATCGGTGCCGCGCTGGGCGCCTCCTACGGTGGCGCGCTGGGGGTGACCTCGACCTCCGGTCCGGGGGTCGCGTTGAAGTCCGAGACGATCGGGCTGGGGGTGATGGTCGAGCTGCCGCTGGTGGTGATCGACGTGCAGCGCGGTGGCCCGTCGACGGGGTTGCCGACCAAGACCGAGCAGGCCGACCTGCTGCAGGCGATGTTCGGCCGCAACGGCGAGTCCCCGGTCCCGATCGTCGCCCCGCTGTCGCCGGCGGATTGTTTCGACGCGGCGATCGAGGCGACCCGGATCGCGTTGACCTACCGCACCCCGGTGCTGCTGCTCTCGGACGGGGCGATCGCCAACGGGTCGGAGCCGTGGCTGATCCCGGACGTGGACACGCTGCCGGACCTGCGGGTGCAGTTCGCGTCCGAACCCAACGCCGACAACGACTCCGGCGAGTTCTGGCCCTACGTGCGTGACCCCGAGACCCTCGCCCGGGCCTGGGCGGTGCCGGGGACGCCGGGGTTGCAGCATCGCATCGGCGGGCTGGAGAAGGCCGACAAGACCGGCCACATCTCCTACGACCCGGCCAACCACGACACGATGGTCCGGTTGCGGCAGGCCAAGATCGACGGCATCGACGTGCCCGACCTGCTCGTCGACGACCCCTCCGGCGGCAAAGCCCGCGTCCTGGCGCTGGGCTGGGGCAGCTCGTTCGGGCCGATCGGGGCGGCGTGCCGGCGGGTGCGCAAGCTCGGCATGCCGATCGCGCAGGCGCACCTGCGGCACCTCAACCCGCTGCCGGGCAACCTCGGGGACATCCTGCGCTCCTACGACAAGGTCGTGGTGCCGGAGATGAACCTCGGCCAGCTCGCGCTGCTGCTGCGGGCGAAATACCTGGTGGACGTCCACTCCCACACCAAGGTCGCCGGGATGGCGTTCAAGGCCGAAGAACTGCAGAACGTCTTTTCCGAGATCATCACCAGCGTTACGGAGGCGG
- a CDS encoding ferredoxin: MRVAIEQERCVTSGRCAFTAPEVFTQNDDGLVEVLTERPAADQQEAVREAAFLCPALAIEVKGD; encoded by the coding sequence ATGCGCGTGGCCATTGAGCAGGAGCGATGCGTCACTTCGGGCCGGTGCGCGTTCACCGCACCCGAGGTGTTCACCCAGAACGACGACGGCCTGGTCGAGGTCCTGACCGAACGGCCCGCCGCGGACCAGCAGGAGGCGGTCCGGGAGGCGGCGTTCCTCTGCCCGGCGCTGGCCATCGAAGTCAAGGGGGACTGA
- a CDS encoding DinB family protein translates to MTFRNPVRRVGAPGVAGEREALTAWLAWHRATLLTKLDGLADEPLRRAVLPTGLSLLGIVRHLAQVEQGWFALGFAGIDEPVVFGESDDEDESFRVGPEETTDEIVGTYLRMCERSREIVAAAESLDIAVPDERRGKVDLRWILIHMIEETARHNGHADVIRELVDGTVGD, encoded by the coding sequence ATGACCTTCCGGAACCCGGTGCGCCGCGTCGGCGCGCCCGGCGTCGCGGGCGAACGCGAGGCGCTCACGGCGTGGCTCGCCTGGCACCGCGCCACGCTGCTGACGAAACTGGACGGCCTGGCCGACGAGCCACTGCGCCGGGCCGTCCTCCCGACGGGGCTGTCGCTGCTCGGCATCGTCCGGCACCTGGCCCAGGTCGAGCAGGGCTGGTTCGCGCTGGGGTTCGCCGGGATCGACGAGCCGGTGGTGTTCGGCGAATCCGATGACGAGGACGAATCGTTCCGCGTCGGCCCGGAAGAGACGACGGACGAAATCGTCGGCACGTATCTGCGGATGTGCGAGCGCAGCCGCGAGATCGTCGCCGCCGCGGAATCGCTCGACATCGCGGTTCCGGACGAGCGGCGCGGGAAGGTCGACCTGCGCTGGATCCTGATCCACATGATCGAGGAAACCGCCCGGCACAACGGACACGCCGACGTGATCCGGGAACTCGTCGACGGCACCGTCGGCGACTGA